In the Dermochelys coriacea isolate rDerCor1 chromosome 25, rDerCor1.pri.v4, whole genome shotgun sequence genome, one interval contains:
- the MPND gene encoding MPN domain-containing protein: MAALDADSPGAEECLEEDEEELETSLEDPENESAGKPAPGGRSCILTRRGITLRVLLKDGLIEPGEGVLSIYYLGKKFLGDLLPDGKITWQETGQVFNSPSAWATYCKKLVNPAKKSGCGWASVRYKGQKLDQCKAAWLKKHQPNAPTAEESLVSEGEEEELAEEEDDETREGKIAISEPALGKKLEEKSRKHQSKSLVEQHNADNGPYGKRPESKNRTPVRYCTLGSRDSARNPHTLVEATSFTAINKFQPFNVAISSNVLLLLDFHSHLTRSEVVGYLGGRWDTSSQVLTVLRAFPCRTRLGDAESAATVEEEICQNLFLRGLALVGWYHSHPFSHALPSLQDIDAQMDYQLKLQGSNNSFQPCLALICAPYYPGNQGMESKISPFWVMPPPEQRPNDYGIPMEVELTYVQDGFLTNDVLHEMMLLVEFYKGAPDLVKFQDIWSQEQTYLDKLKGSLASRTPKDQGFAHVLDQIYSLLKHSS; the protein is encoded by the exons CTCTGGATGCCGATTCTCCCGGGGCAGAAGAGTGTCTggaagaggatgaggaggagctggagacGAGCTTGGAAGACCCTGAGAATGAAAGCGCCGGGAAGCCGGCCCCAGGGGGGCGTAGCTGCATCCTCACCCGGCGCGGCATCACCCTGCGCGTGCTGCTCAAGGACGGCCTGATCGAGCCGGGGGAGGGTGTGCTCTCCATCTACTACCTG GGGAAGAAGTTCCTAGGGGACTTGCTGCCTGATGGGAAGATCACCTGGCAGGAGACGGGGCAGGTGTTCAATTCACCCAGCGCCTGGGCCACGTACTGCAAGAAGCTGGTGAACCCGGCGAAGAAATCAGGCTGCGGCTGGGCCTCGGTGAGGTACAAGGGGCAGAAGCTGGACCAGTGCAAGGCGGCCTGGCTGAAGAAGCACCAGCCCAATGCCCCCACGGCCGAGGAG agttTGGTGAgcgaaggggaggaggaggaactggcCGAGGAGGAGGACGACGAGACCAGGGAAGGTAAAATCGCCATCTCAGAGCCTGCGCTTGGCAAGAAACTGGAGGAGAAAAGCAGGAAGCACCAAAGCAAGAGCCTGGTGGAGCAACACAACGCTG ATAACGGGCCCTATGGGAAGAGACCGGAGAGCAAGAACCGCACCCCCGTCCGTTACTGCACGTTGGGAAGCCGGGACTCTGCCAG GAACCCACACACCCTAGTGGAAGCGACGTCCTTCACGGCAATCAACAAGTTCCAGCCGTTCAACGTGGCCATCTCCAGTAATGTGCTGCTGCTCCTG GACTTTCACAGCCACCTAACGAGGAGCGAGGTGGTTGGCTACCTAGGAGGCAGGTGGGACACCAGCAGCCAGG TGCTGACAGTGCTGCGAGCGTTCCCCTGCCGGACGCGCCTCGGAGACGCCGAATCGGCAGCCACCGTCGAGGAGGAG ATCTGCCAGAACCTCTTCCTGCGGGGGCTGGCGCTGGTGGGCTGGTACCACAGCCACCCCTTCAGCCATGCCCTCCCCTCGCTGCAGGACATTGACGCCCAGATGGATTACCAGCTCAAGCTGCAGGGGAGCAACAACAGCTTCCAGCCCTGCCTGGCTCTCATCTGCG caccaTACTATCCCGGCAACCAAGGCATGGAGTCCAAAATCTCGCCCTTCTGGGTCATGCCACCTCCTGAG CAAAGGCCCAACGATTACGGCATCCCCATGGAAGTGGAGCTCACCTACGTGCAGGATGGGTTTCTCACCAATGACGTCCTCCACGAGATG ATGCTGCTGGTTGAGTTTTACAAAGGGGCTCCGGACCTGGTGAAGTTTCAAGATATATGGAGCCAGGAGCAGACCTACTTGGATAAACTAAAG GGCTCCCTCGCCTCCAGGACTCCCAAAGATCAGGGCTTCGCCCACGTCCTGGATCAGATTTACAGCCTCCTCAAGCACAGCAGCTGA
- the SH3GL1 gene encoding endophilin-A2 isoform X2 — protein sequence MRRDKLQPTPNHQERILLHFSLCVLVSEKVGGAEGTKLDDDFKEMEKKVDVTSKAVTEVLTRTTEYLQPNPASRAKLTMLNTMSKIRGQVKNPGYPQSEGLLGESMIRYGKELGDESNFGDALLDAGEAMKRLAEVKDSLDIEVKQNFIDPLQNLCDKDLKEIQHHLKKLEGRRLDFDYKKKRQGKIPDEELRQALEKFQESKEIAETSMHNLLETDIEQVSQLSALVDAQVDYHRQAVQILDDLAEKLKRRMKDASSRPKREYKPKPRETYDFGDADQSNGGFSCNPTPKVSASSSFRSDKPSRTPSRSISHLDQPCCKALYDFEPENDGELGFREGDIITLTNQIDENWYEGMINGQSGFFPLNYVEVLVPLPQ from the exons ATGAGAAGGGATAAACTGCAACCTACACCTAACCACCAGGAGAGAATCCTTCTGCACTTCTCCTTATGTGTG CTGGTCAGCGAGAAGGTCGGTGGAGCTGAAGGGACCAAGCTCGATGATGACTtcaaagaaatggaaaag AAAGTGGACGTTACCAGCAAGGCAGTCACAGAAGTATTAACCAGAACTACAGAATACCTGCAACCCAACCCAG CCTCCAGAGCCAAGCTAACGATGCTCAACACGATGTCAAAGATCCGCGGGCAGGTGAAAAACCCTGGCTATCCACAGTCAGAAGGGCTCCTGGGGGAGAGCATGATCCGGTATGGGAAGGAGTTGGGCGATGAATCCAATTTCG GTGACGCGCTTCTTGATGCTGGTGAAGCTATGAAACGATTGGCTGAAGTGAAAGACTCGCTGGATATTGAAGTCAAACAGAACTTTATCGATCCTCTCCAAAACCTGTGCGACAAAGACCTGAAAGAGATCCAG CACCATCTTAAGAAGCTGGAGGGCAGGCGCCTGGACTTTGACTACAAGAAAAAACGTCAGGGAAAGATCCCGGACGAGGAGCTCCGCCAGGCCCTGGAGAAATTTCAAGAGTCCAAGGAAATAGCTGAGACTAGTATGCACAACCTCCTGGAGACTGAC ATTGAGCAAGTGAGCCAACTCTCAGCCCTGGTGGATGCCCAGGTAGATTACCACAGACAAGCAGTGCAGATCCTGGATGACCTCGCAGAGAAACTCAAACGCAG AATGAAGGACGCCTCTTCACGCCCCAAGCGGGAGTACAAACCTAAGCCCAGAGAGACGTATGACTTTGGAGATGCCGACCAGTCCAACGGAGGCTTTTCTTGCAACCCCACCCCCAAAGTCTCAG CTTCCTCCTCTTTTCGATCCGACAAGCCATCCCGGACCCCCAGCAGGAGTATTT CTCACCTGGACCAGCCCTGCTGCAAGGCGCTCTATGACTTTGAACCCGAAAACGACGGCGAGCTGGGCTTTAGAGAGGGTGACATCATCACGCTGACCAATCAGATTGACGAAAACTGGTACGAGGGCATGATCAACGGCCAGTCTGGCTTCTTCCCACTCAACTACGTGGAAGTGCTGGTCCCGCTACCGCAGTGA
- the SH3GL1 gene encoding endophilin-A2 isoform X5 yields MRRDKLQPTPNHQERILLHFSLCVLVSEKVGGAEGTKLDDDFKEMEKKVDVTSKAVTEVLTRTTEYLQPNPASRAKLTMLNTMSKIRGQVKNPGYPQSEGLLGESMIRYGKELGDESNFGDALLDAGEAMKRLAEVKDSLDIEVKQNFIDPLQNLCDKDLKEIQHHLKKLEGRRLDFDYKKKRQGKIPDEELRQALEKFQESKEIAETSMHNLLETDIEQVSQLSALVDAQVDYHRQAVQILDDLAEKLKRRMKDASSRPKREYKPKPRETYDFGDADQSNGGFSCNPTPKVSAHLDQPCCKALYDFEPENDGELGFREGDIITLTNQIDENWYEGMINGQSGFFPLNYVEVLVPLPQ; encoded by the exons ATGAGAAGGGATAAACTGCAACCTACACCTAACCACCAGGAGAGAATCCTTCTGCACTTCTCCTTATGTGTG CTGGTCAGCGAGAAGGTCGGTGGAGCTGAAGGGACCAAGCTCGATGATGACTtcaaagaaatggaaaag AAAGTGGACGTTACCAGCAAGGCAGTCACAGAAGTATTAACCAGAACTACAGAATACCTGCAACCCAACCCAG CCTCCAGAGCCAAGCTAACGATGCTCAACACGATGTCAAAGATCCGCGGGCAGGTGAAAAACCCTGGCTATCCACAGTCAGAAGGGCTCCTGGGGGAGAGCATGATCCGGTATGGGAAGGAGTTGGGCGATGAATCCAATTTCG GTGACGCGCTTCTTGATGCTGGTGAAGCTATGAAACGATTGGCTGAAGTGAAAGACTCGCTGGATATTGAAGTCAAACAGAACTTTATCGATCCTCTCCAAAACCTGTGCGACAAAGACCTGAAAGAGATCCAG CACCATCTTAAGAAGCTGGAGGGCAGGCGCCTGGACTTTGACTACAAGAAAAAACGTCAGGGAAAGATCCCGGACGAGGAGCTCCGCCAGGCCCTGGAGAAATTTCAAGAGTCCAAGGAAATAGCTGAGACTAGTATGCACAACCTCCTGGAGACTGAC ATTGAGCAAGTGAGCCAACTCTCAGCCCTGGTGGATGCCCAGGTAGATTACCACAGACAAGCAGTGCAGATCCTGGATGACCTCGCAGAGAAACTCAAACGCAG AATGAAGGACGCCTCTTCACGCCCCAAGCGGGAGTACAAACCTAAGCCCAGAGAGACGTATGACTTTGGAGATGCCGACCAGTCCAACGGAGGCTTTTCTTGCAACCCCACCCCCAAAGTCTCAG CTCACCTGGACCAGCCCTGCTGCAAGGCGCTCTATGACTTTGAACCCGAAAACGACGGCGAGCTGGGCTTTAGAGAGGGTGACATCATCACGCTGACCAATCAGATTGACGAAAACTGGTACGAGGGCATGATCAACGGCCAGTCTGGCTTCTTCCCACTCAACTACGTGGAAGTGCTGGTCCCGCTACCGCAGTGA
- the SH3GL1 gene encoding endophilin-A2 isoform X1, whose translation MRRDKLQPTPNHQERILLHFSLCVLVSEKVGGAEGTKLDDDFKEMEKKVDVTSKAVTEVLTRTTEYLQPNPASRAKLTMLNTMSKIRGQVKNPGYPQSEGLLGESMIRYGKELGDESNFGDALLDAGEAMKRLAEVKDSLDIEVKQNFIDPLQNLCDKDLKEIQHHLKKLEGRRLDFDYKKKRQGKIPDEELRQALEKFQESKEIAETSMHNLLETDIEQVSQLSALVDAQVDYHRQAVQILDDLAEKLKRRMKDASSRPKREYKPKPRETYDFGDADQSNGGFSCNPTPKVSAASSSFRSDKPSRTPSRSISHLDQPCCKALYDFEPENDGELGFREGDIITLTNQIDENWYEGMINGQSGFFPLNYVEVLVPLPQ comes from the exons ATGAGAAGGGATAAACTGCAACCTACACCTAACCACCAGGAGAGAATCCTTCTGCACTTCTCCTTATGTGTG CTGGTCAGCGAGAAGGTCGGTGGAGCTGAAGGGACCAAGCTCGATGATGACTtcaaagaaatggaaaag AAAGTGGACGTTACCAGCAAGGCAGTCACAGAAGTATTAACCAGAACTACAGAATACCTGCAACCCAACCCAG CCTCCAGAGCCAAGCTAACGATGCTCAACACGATGTCAAAGATCCGCGGGCAGGTGAAAAACCCTGGCTATCCACAGTCAGAAGGGCTCCTGGGGGAGAGCATGATCCGGTATGGGAAGGAGTTGGGCGATGAATCCAATTTCG GTGACGCGCTTCTTGATGCTGGTGAAGCTATGAAACGATTGGCTGAAGTGAAAGACTCGCTGGATATTGAAGTCAAACAGAACTTTATCGATCCTCTCCAAAACCTGTGCGACAAAGACCTGAAAGAGATCCAG CACCATCTTAAGAAGCTGGAGGGCAGGCGCCTGGACTTTGACTACAAGAAAAAACGTCAGGGAAAGATCCCGGACGAGGAGCTCCGCCAGGCCCTGGAGAAATTTCAAGAGTCCAAGGAAATAGCTGAGACTAGTATGCACAACCTCCTGGAGACTGAC ATTGAGCAAGTGAGCCAACTCTCAGCCCTGGTGGATGCCCAGGTAGATTACCACAGACAAGCAGTGCAGATCCTGGATGACCTCGCAGAGAAACTCAAACGCAG AATGAAGGACGCCTCTTCACGCCCCAAGCGGGAGTACAAACCTAAGCCCAGAGAGACGTATGACTTTGGAGATGCCGACCAGTCCAACGGAGGCTTTTCTTGCAACCCCACCCCCAAAGTCTCAG CAGCTTCCTCCTCTTTTCGATCCGACAAGCCATCCCGGACCCCCAGCAGGAGTATTT CTCACCTGGACCAGCCCTGCTGCAAGGCGCTCTATGACTTTGAACCCGAAAACGACGGCGAGCTGGGCTTTAGAGAGGGTGACATCATCACGCTGACCAATCAGATTGACGAAAACTGGTACGAGGGCATGATCAACGGCCAGTCTGGCTTCTTCCCACTCAACTACGTGGAAGTGCTGGTCCCGCTACCGCAGTGA
- the SH3GL1 gene encoding endophilin-A2 isoform X3, whose protein sequence is MSVAGLKKQFYKASQLVSEKVGGAEGTKLDDDFKEMEKKVDVTSKAVTEVLTRTTEYLQPNPASRAKLTMLNTMSKIRGQVKNPGYPQSEGLLGESMIRYGKELGDESNFGDALLDAGEAMKRLAEVKDSLDIEVKQNFIDPLQNLCDKDLKEIQHHLKKLEGRRLDFDYKKKRQGKIPDEELRQALEKFQESKEIAETSMHNLLETDIEQVSQLSALVDAQVDYHRQAVQILDDLAEKLKRRMKDASSRPKREYKPKPRETYDFGDADQSNGGFSCNPTPKVSAASSSFRSDKPSRTPSRSISHLDQPCCKALYDFEPENDGELGFREGDIITLTNQIDENWYEGMINGQSGFFPLNYVEVLVPLPQ, encoded by the exons CTGGTCAGCGAGAAGGTCGGTGGAGCTGAAGGGACCAAGCTCGATGATGACTtcaaagaaatggaaaag AAAGTGGACGTTACCAGCAAGGCAGTCACAGAAGTATTAACCAGAACTACAGAATACCTGCAACCCAACCCAG CCTCCAGAGCCAAGCTAACGATGCTCAACACGATGTCAAAGATCCGCGGGCAGGTGAAAAACCCTGGCTATCCACAGTCAGAAGGGCTCCTGGGGGAGAGCATGATCCGGTATGGGAAGGAGTTGGGCGATGAATCCAATTTCG GTGACGCGCTTCTTGATGCTGGTGAAGCTATGAAACGATTGGCTGAAGTGAAAGACTCGCTGGATATTGAAGTCAAACAGAACTTTATCGATCCTCTCCAAAACCTGTGCGACAAAGACCTGAAAGAGATCCAG CACCATCTTAAGAAGCTGGAGGGCAGGCGCCTGGACTTTGACTACAAGAAAAAACGTCAGGGAAAGATCCCGGACGAGGAGCTCCGCCAGGCCCTGGAGAAATTTCAAGAGTCCAAGGAAATAGCTGAGACTAGTATGCACAACCTCCTGGAGACTGAC ATTGAGCAAGTGAGCCAACTCTCAGCCCTGGTGGATGCCCAGGTAGATTACCACAGACAAGCAGTGCAGATCCTGGATGACCTCGCAGAGAAACTCAAACGCAG AATGAAGGACGCCTCTTCACGCCCCAAGCGGGAGTACAAACCTAAGCCCAGAGAGACGTATGACTTTGGAGATGCCGACCAGTCCAACGGAGGCTTTTCTTGCAACCCCACCCCCAAAGTCTCAG CAGCTTCCTCCTCTTTTCGATCCGACAAGCCATCCCGGACCCCCAGCAGGAGTATTT CTCACCTGGACCAGCCCTGCTGCAAGGCGCTCTATGACTTTGAACCCGAAAACGACGGCGAGCTGGGCTTTAGAGAGGGTGACATCATCACGCTGACCAATCAGATTGACGAAAACTGGTACGAGGGCATGATCAACGGCCAGTCTGGCTTCTTCCCACTCAACTACGTGGAAGTGCTGGTCCCGCTACCGCAGTGA
- the SH3GL1 gene encoding endophilin-A2 isoform X4 has protein sequence MSVAGLKKQFYKASQLVSEKVGGAEGTKLDDDFKEMEKKVDVTSKAVTEVLTRTTEYLQPNPASRAKLTMLNTMSKIRGQVKNPGYPQSEGLLGESMIRYGKELGDESNFGDALLDAGEAMKRLAEVKDSLDIEVKQNFIDPLQNLCDKDLKEIQHHLKKLEGRRLDFDYKKKRQGKIPDEELRQALEKFQESKEIAETSMHNLLETDIEQVSQLSALVDAQVDYHRQAVQILDDLAEKLKRRMKDASSRPKREYKPKPRETYDFGDADQSNGGFSCNPTPKVSASSSFRSDKPSRTPSRSISHLDQPCCKALYDFEPENDGELGFREGDIITLTNQIDENWYEGMINGQSGFFPLNYVEVLVPLPQ, from the exons CTGGTCAGCGAGAAGGTCGGTGGAGCTGAAGGGACCAAGCTCGATGATGACTtcaaagaaatggaaaag AAAGTGGACGTTACCAGCAAGGCAGTCACAGAAGTATTAACCAGAACTACAGAATACCTGCAACCCAACCCAG CCTCCAGAGCCAAGCTAACGATGCTCAACACGATGTCAAAGATCCGCGGGCAGGTGAAAAACCCTGGCTATCCACAGTCAGAAGGGCTCCTGGGGGAGAGCATGATCCGGTATGGGAAGGAGTTGGGCGATGAATCCAATTTCG GTGACGCGCTTCTTGATGCTGGTGAAGCTATGAAACGATTGGCTGAAGTGAAAGACTCGCTGGATATTGAAGTCAAACAGAACTTTATCGATCCTCTCCAAAACCTGTGCGACAAAGACCTGAAAGAGATCCAG CACCATCTTAAGAAGCTGGAGGGCAGGCGCCTGGACTTTGACTACAAGAAAAAACGTCAGGGAAAGATCCCGGACGAGGAGCTCCGCCAGGCCCTGGAGAAATTTCAAGAGTCCAAGGAAATAGCTGAGACTAGTATGCACAACCTCCTGGAGACTGAC ATTGAGCAAGTGAGCCAACTCTCAGCCCTGGTGGATGCCCAGGTAGATTACCACAGACAAGCAGTGCAGATCCTGGATGACCTCGCAGAGAAACTCAAACGCAG AATGAAGGACGCCTCTTCACGCCCCAAGCGGGAGTACAAACCTAAGCCCAGAGAGACGTATGACTTTGGAGATGCCGACCAGTCCAACGGAGGCTTTTCTTGCAACCCCACCCCCAAAGTCTCAG CTTCCTCCTCTTTTCGATCCGACAAGCCATCCCGGACCCCCAGCAGGAGTATTT CTCACCTGGACCAGCCCTGCTGCAAGGCGCTCTATGACTTTGAACCCGAAAACGACGGCGAGCTGGGCTTTAGAGAGGGTGACATCATCACGCTGACCAATCAGATTGACGAAAACTGGTACGAGGGCATGATCAACGGCCAGTCTGGCTTCTTCCCACTCAACTACGTGGAAGTGCTGGTCCCGCTACCGCAGTGA
- the SH3GL1 gene encoding endophilin-A2 isoform X6: protein MFQSELVSEKVGGAEGTKLDDDFKEMEKKVDVTSKAVTEVLTRTTEYLQPNPASRAKLTMLNTMSKIRGQVKNPGYPQSEGLLGESMIRYGKELGDESNFGDALLDAGEAMKRLAEVKDSLDIEVKQNFIDPLQNLCDKDLKEIQHHLKKLEGRRLDFDYKKKRQGKIPDEELRQALEKFQESKEIAETSMHNLLETDIEQVSQLSALVDAQVDYHRQAVQILDDLAEKLKRRMKDASSRPKREYKPKPRETYDFGDADQSNGGFSCNPTPKVSAASSSFRSDKPSRTPSRSISHLDQPCCKALYDFEPENDGELGFREGDIITLTNQIDENWYEGMINGQSGFFPLNYVEVLVPLPQ from the exons ATGTTCCAAAGCGAG CTGGTCAGCGAGAAGGTCGGTGGAGCTGAAGGGACCAAGCTCGATGATGACTtcaaagaaatggaaaag AAAGTGGACGTTACCAGCAAGGCAGTCACAGAAGTATTAACCAGAACTACAGAATACCTGCAACCCAACCCAG CCTCCAGAGCCAAGCTAACGATGCTCAACACGATGTCAAAGATCCGCGGGCAGGTGAAAAACCCTGGCTATCCACAGTCAGAAGGGCTCCTGGGGGAGAGCATGATCCGGTATGGGAAGGAGTTGGGCGATGAATCCAATTTCG GTGACGCGCTTCTTGATGCTGGTGAAGCTATGAAACGATTGGCTGAAGTGAAAGACTCGCTGGATATTGAAGTCAAACAGAACTTTATCGATCCTCTCCAAAACCTGTGCGACAAAGACCTGAAAGAGATCCAG CACCATCTTAAGAAGCTGGAGGGCAGGCGCCTGGACTTTGACTACAAGAAAAAACGTCAGGGAAAGATCCCGGACGAGGAGCTCCGCCAGGCCCTGGAGAAATTTCAAGAGTCCAAGGAAATAGCTGAGACTAGTATGCACAACCTCCTGGAGACTGAC ATTGAGCAAGTGAGCCAACTCTCAGCCCTGGTGGATGCCCAGGTAGATTACCACAGACAAGCAGTGCAGATCCTGGATGACCTCGCAGAGAAACTCAAACGCAG AATGAAGGACGCCTCTTCACGCCCCAAGCGGGAGTACAAACCTAAGCCCAGAGAGACGTATGACTTTGGAGATGCCGACCAGTCCAACGGAGGCTTTTCTTGCAACCCCACCCCCAAAGTCTCAG CAGCTTCCTCCTCTTTTCGATCCGACAAGCCATCCCGGACCCCCAGCAGGAGTATTT CTCACCTGGACCAGCCCTGCTGCAAGGCGCTCTATGACTTTGAACCCGAAAACGACGGCGAGCTGGGCTTTAGAGAGGGTGACATCATCACGCTGACCAATCAGATTGACGAAAACTGGTACGAGGGCATGATCAACGGCCAGTCTGGCTTCTTCCCACTCAACTACGTGGAAGTGCTGGTCCCGCTACCGCAGTGA
- the SH3GL1 gene encoding endophilin-A2 isoform X7, with translation MSVAGLKKQFYKASQLVSEKVGGAEGTKLDDDFKEMEKKVDVTSKAVTEVLTRTTEYLQPNPASRAKLTMLNTMSKIRGQVKNPGYPQSEGLLGESMIRYGKELGDESNFGDALLDAGEAMKRLAEVKDSLDIEVKQNFIDPLQNLCDKDLKEIQHHLKKLEGRRLDFDYKKKRQGKIPDEELRQALEKFQESKEIAETSMHNLLETDIEQVSQLSALVDAQVDYHRQAVQILDDLAEKLKRRMKDASSRPKREYKPKPRETYDFGDADQSNGGFSCNPTPKVSAHLDQPCCKALYDFEPENDGELGFREGDIITLTNQIDENWYEGMINGQSGFFPLNYVEVLVPLPQ, from the exons CTGGTCAGCGAGAAGGTCGGTGGAGCTGAAGGGACCAAGCTCGATGATGACTtcaaagaaatggaaaag AAAGTGGACGTTACCAGCAAGGCAGTCACAGAAGTATTAACCAGAACTACAGAATACCTGCAACCCAACCCAG CCTCCAGAGCCAAGCTAACGATGCTCAACACGATGTCAAAGATCCGCGGGCAGGTGAAAAACCCTGGCTATCCACAGTCAGAAGGGCTCCTGGGGGAGAGCATGATCCGGTATGGGAAGGAGTTGGGCGATGAATCCAATTTCG GTGACGCGCTTCTTGATGCTGGTGAAGCTATGAAACGATTGGCTGAAGTGAAAGACTCGCTGGATATTGAAGTCAAACAGAACTTTATCGATCCTCTCCAAAACCTGTGCGACAAAGACCTGAAAGAGATCCAG CACCATCTTAAGAAGCTGGAGGGCAGGCGCCTGGACTTTGACTACAAGAAAAAACGTCAGGGAAAGATCCCGGACGAGGAGCTCCGCCAGGCCCTGGAGAAATTTCAAGAGTCCAAGGAAATAGCTGAGACTAGTATGCACAACCTCCTGGAGACTGAC ATTGAGCAAGTGAGCCAACTCTCAGCCCTGGTGGATGCCCAGGTAGATTACCACAGACAAGCAGTGCAGATCCTGGATGACCTCGCAGAGAAACTCAAACGCAG AATGAAGGACGCCTCTTCACGCCCCAAGCGGGAGTACAAACCTAAGCCCAGAGAGACGTATGACTTTGGAGATGCCGACCAGTCCAACGGAGGCTTTTCTTGCAACCCCACCCCCAAAGTCTCAG CTCACCTGGACCAGCCCTGCTGCAAGGCGCTCTATGACTTTGAACCCGAAAACGACGGCGAGCTGGGCTTTAGAGAGGGTGACATCATCACGCTGACCAATCAGATTGACGAAAACTGGTACGAGGGCATGATCAACGGCCAGTCTGGCTTCTTCCCACTCAACTACGTGGAAGTGCTGGTCCCGCTACCGCAGTGA